From a single Miscanthus floridulus cultivar M001 chromosome 8, ASM1932011v1, whole genome shotgun sequence genomic region:
- the LOC136474412 gene encoding uncharacterized protein yields the protein MLSGHAVTLSERSASGTRLVEDVTLTCEAGDEEEEEEETGAAARVVYRASFQELMPNYLQYDTIIWALISLLLVLAWGIGLLLLLYLPYKRYVLKRDILSRQLFVTDNKIVYKAIRPSYLPFMGIVKKEIKVPLHLIVDVIIEQGCLQSAYSLYTFRIESIAHGKPAPVDELQFHCVHNPDFLRKVIIREASRSIREGQSWKTTLYSEEGPSHVPTSGLHSPSAKVKASPIRTALDSKGKIPDNILLHKIEELNRSVKNLESLLVGSHRRE from the exons ATGCTGAGTGGCCACGCCGTGACACTGAGCGAGAGGAGCGCCTCCGGTACGCGCTTGGTCGAGGATGTAACGTTAACGTGCGAGGCaggcgatgaggaggaggaggaggaggagacgggcGCCGCCGCGAGAGTTGTGTACCGGGCCTCGTTCCAAGAGCTGATGCCCAACTACCTTCAGTACGACACCATCATCTGGGCACTCATATCCCTGCTGCTTGTCCTGGCGTGGGGGATCGGGCTGCTCCTGCTTCTCTACCTGCCGTACAAGAGATACGTGCTGAAGAGGGACATCCTGTCCCGCCAACTCTTTGTCACCGACAATAAGATAGTGTACAAG GCGATAAGGCCTTCGTACTTGCCATTCATGGGGATAGTTAAGAAAGAGATTAAAGTACCTCTCCATTTGATTGTTGATGTTATAATTGAGCAAG GCTGTCTACAATCTGCTTACAGCTTATACACATTTAGAATAGAAAGCATAGCCCATGGGAAACCTGCTCCAGTGGATGAGCTGCAATTTCATTGTGTCCATAATCCAGATTTTCTAAGAAAG GTTATAATCAGAGAAGCTTCCAGGAGCATCAGAGAAGGCCAAAGTTGGAAAACTACATTGTACTCCGAGGAAGGCCCTTCTCATGTTCCAACTAGTGGATTACACTCACCTAGTGCAAAG GTCAAAGCTTCCCCAATCCGCACTGCCCTTGATTCTAAGGGTAAAATTCCTGACAATATATTGCTCCATAAGATTGAAGAACTTAATCGATCAGTGAAG AATCTTGAGTCTCTACTTGTAGGATCACATAGAAGAGAATGA